In one Gemmatimonadota bacterium genomic region, the following are encoded:
- a CDS encoding polysaccharide deacetylase family protein, producing MYRPLAVALGVTVAGAAIAGASVASRRSATSPLNTPKHRATVTPAAAEPSPIESPAPPRAPNKMGRIPVLEYHLIGDHDALYSRTREHFRADLEDAYRRGYRPVTLAQVLDKNFSDVPVGMSPVVVVFDDASPGQFSYIEKNGKLEIDPTSGVGIWLDFARSHPGWKNRAVFCLLNGAAAGHNFFGDNVKFAGQKKEWRFQKVKWLADNGFELCDHTVWHAMLNKYSDAVVQEQIARNAMAIDSAVPGYRIRSMALPYGIWPKNRQLAWQGSWRDPKTGKVHSYHFDAVMEVAGGPTRSPYDPAFDPHHVTRVQAVGNNIRDELDKLDRTNTRFVR from the coding sequence ATGTATCGCCCATTAGCAGTTGCCCTCGGCGTGACCGTTGCGGGAGCCGCAATCGCCGGCGCTTCCGTGGCGTCACGCCGGAGCGCCACGTCGCCGCTGAATACCCCAAAGCACCGTGCTACGGTCACTCCGGCAGCGGCGGAGCCGTCCCCGATTGAGTCGCCAGCTCCGCCCCGCGCACCAAACAAGATGGGGCGCATCCCGGTGCTGGAATATCACCTGATCGGTGATCACGACGCTCTGTACAGTAGAACGCGCGAGCATTTCCGCGCGGATCTGGAAGATGCCTATCGCCGCGGATACCGGCCGGTGACTCTGGCGCAGGTGCTCGACAAGAATTTCAGTGATGTTCCGGTGGGAATGTCGCCGGTGGTGGTAGTGTTCGATGACGCGTCACCTGGCCAGTTCAGCTACATCGAAAAGAATGGCAAGCTCGAAATCGACCCTACCAGCGGAGTGGGGATCTGGCTGGATTTCGCCAGATCGCATCCGGGATGGAAGAACCGGGCCGTGTTCTGTCTGTTGAACGGCGCCGCCGCAGGCCACAATTTCTTTGGCGATAACGTGAAGTTTGCCGGCCAGAAAAAGGAGTGGCGGTTCCAGAAGGTGAAGTGGCTCGCTGACAATGGCTTCGAGCTGTGCGATCACACAGTCTGGCATGCGATGCTCAACAAATATTCCGATGCAGTTGTTCAGGAGCAGATCGCGCGCAATGCCATGGCCATCGATTCAGCGGTCCCGGGGTACAGGATCCGATCGATGGCGTTGCCATACGGTATCTGGCCGAAGAATCGCCAGCTCGCATGGCAGGGCTCGTGGCGCGATCCCAAGACCGGCAAGGTTCACAGCTATCACTTCGACGCTGTGATGGAAGTTGCCGGTGGGCCGACTCGGAGCCCCTACGACCCTGCTTTCGATCCCCACCACGTCACGCGCGTGCAGGCGGTCGGAAACAACATCAGGGACGAGCTGGACAAGCTGGACAGGACGAACACGCGCTTCGTACGCTAA
- the rho gene encoding transcription termination factor Rho — translation MTERRRSTRRGRGQSPDDATSTDAISDANPYLDSTPQPPSAPSAPAPAPEPRPHLDPVPAVSLLPRDNGSDGSSAPPDSSTGGGGVQADGSGGNEDGGNERGGQGRGRFRRFRHRNRNAQGGGNQQQPPQQQQQHQRQNQNNSQQFGGGRRNNRRNRPQPDAAPRGPVGPIIVEGETSGLFDPQRDAGYLRSASQSYLAEANDPFVPAQLVRQAGLRRGDLVTVTVGRDQRGRVTAAELLTVNGGDPEAALRRPEFASLVASYPDRKLSLETGRPAKAGPELTRRAIDLIAPIGYGQRALIVAPARAGKTMLLQAVIEGIAINQPHVQLFVLLVDERPEEVSDMISIGHGEVVASSFDMPAQRHADVAEMTLERARRLVELGQDVVIVLDSITRLARAYNTIERGTGRTMSGGLDSSAMAKPKAFFGSARSVAPENGGGSLTIIATALVETGSRMDDVIFEEFKGTGNCEIKLDRSLAEKRIFPAIDIGISGTRREDKLFRPDQLDHVYTLRRGLQQMPSSSAMEWLIKRIAATPNNDALLSGL, via the coding sequence ATGACTGAACGCCGACGTTCAACCCGTCGCGGTCGTGGGCAGAGCCCCGACGATGCAACGTCCACCGATGCGATTTCGGATGCGAATCCGTATCTCGACTCCACTCCGCAGCCCCCATCGGCCCCATCGGCCCCTGCTCCCGCACCGGAGCCGCGGCCGCACCTCGATCCGGTTCCGGCCGTATCCCTGCTCCCGCGCGACAATGGGAGCGACGGTTCATCGGCTCCGCCGGATTCATCGACCGGAGGCGGCGGTGTCCAGGCAGACGGCTCCGGCGGCAATGAGGACGGCGGCAACGAGCGCGGCGGACAGGGACGCGGACGGTTTCGCCGCTTCAGACACCGCAATCGAAATGCCCAGGGCGGCGGCAATCAGCAGCAGCCACCGCAGCAGCAACAGCAACATCAACGGCAGAATCAGAACAACAGCCAGCAGTTCGGTGGCGGACGCCGCAACAACCGCCGCAACCGCCCACAGCCAGATGCCGCACCCCGCGGCCCCGTAGGACCAATCATCGTCGAAGGCGAAACGTCAGGCCTCTTCGATCCGCAGCGCGACGCAGGATACCTCCGCAGCGCAAGCCAAAGCTACCTGGCGGAAGCCAACGATCCGTTCGTACCGGCGCAGCTCGTTCGTCAGGCCGGTCTCCGTCGCGGGGATCTCGTGACGGTCACGGTTGGCCGCGATCAGCGCGGCCGTGTGACCGCCGCCGAATTGCTCACCGTCAATGGGGGCGATCCCGAGGCGGCGCTACGCCGGCCCGAATTTGCGTCGCTCGTCGCGTCGTATCCGGATCGCAAGCTGTCGCTCGAGACCGGCCGTCCAGCCAAGGCCGGGCCGGAGCTGACCCGACGCGCGATCGATCTCATCGCGCCAATCGGCTACGGACAGCGTGCGCTCATCGTCGCCCCTGCACGCGCAGGCAAGACGATGTTGTTGCAGGCGGTCATCGAGGGAATCGCGATCAATCAACCGCACGTGCAGCTGTTCGTCCTCCTCGTGGACGAGCGCCCCGAGGAAGTGAGCGACATGATCTCGATCGGCCACGGCGAAGTAGTCGCATCCAGCTTCGACATGCCGGCTCAGCGCCACGCTGACGTCGCCGAGATGACGCTGGAGAGGGCCCGCAGGCTCGTGGAGCTCGGGCAGGACGTCGTGATCGTACTGGACTCGATAACGCGTCTGGCGCGTGCCTATAACACGATCGAGCGTGGCACGGGCCGCACAATGAGTGGCGGGCTCGACTCGTCGGCGATGGCGAAACCGAAGGCGTTCTTTGGCTCGGCCCGCTCAGTAGCCCCCGAGAATGGTGGCGGCTCGCTCACCATCATCGCGACGGCGCTGGTCGAGACGGGGTCGCGGATGGACGACGTGATCTTCGAGGAATTCAAGGGAACCGGCAACTGTGAGATCAAGCTGGATCGCAGCCTGGCGGAGAAGCGCATCTTTCCGGCCATCGACATCGGGATAAGCGGCACCCGGCGCGAGGACAAGCTGTTCCGTCCCGAT